One window from the genome of Pseudonocardia hierapolitana encodes:
- a CDS encoding phosphotransferase enzyme family protein has protein sequence MIEDKAIEDKAIGAKAIEDEAAARGDDRVADAALDRYGLSAQRTRRLINLSENATYRIDDPRTGRSGILRVHRADYHDRAAIESELDWMAALGADTDISTPSVVPTRDDDRVVTVDVDGVARHATLFTVVPGAEPDDAQLGAGTFAALGAITARLHRHARAWRRPAGFSRFSWDWPNSLGASARWGRWQDGIGVGDAERALLAPAAELVRARLAEYGTSPDRFGLIHADLRAANLLVDGDRLHVIDFDDCGFSWFLYDFAAAVSFVEHDPRLPEWQAAWLRGYRTVEPLDPADEQMLATFVMMRRLMLVAWMGSHAHSRECQEIGPGYTADSCTLARRYLQSAGHSLGPDSRAPGQPHDDTLTTPPRS, from the coding sequence GTGATCGAAGACAAGGCGATCGAAGACAAGGCGATCGGTGCCAAGGCGATCGAGGACGAAGCGGCTGCGCGGGGCGACGACCGGGTCGCGGATGCTGCGCTGGACAGATACGGGCTGTCCGCGCAGCGGACCAGGCGACTGATCAACCTGTCGGAGAACGCCACGTACCGGATCGACGATCCCCGGACGGGTCGCAGCGGCATCCTGCGGGTGCACCGGGCCGACTACCACGACCGGGCGGCGATCGAGTCGGAGCTGGACTGGATGGCGGCTCTCGGCGCGGACACCGACATCTCGACGCCGTCGGTGGTGCCGACGCGCGACGACGACCGTGTCGTCACGGTCGATGTGGACGGCGTCGCGCGACACGCCACGCTGTTCACGGTCGTCCCGGGTGCCGAACCCGACGATGCGCAACTCGGCGCGGGAACCTTCGCTGCGCTCGGCGCCATCACGGCCCGGCTGCACAGGCACGCGCGCGCGTGGCGACGCCCGGCCGGCTTCTCGAGGTTCTCCTGGGACTGGCCGAACTCGCTGGGCGCGAGCGCCAGGTGGGGGCGCTGGCAGGACGGCATCGGCGTCGGCGATGCCGAGCGGGCCCTGCTCGCCCCGGCCGCCGAGTTGGTGCGCGCCCGGCTCGCCGAATACGGCACATCCCCGGATCGCTTCGGGTTGATCCACGCCGATCTGCGAGCGGCGAACCTGCTCGTCGACGGCGACCGGCTCCACGTGATCGACTTCGACGACTGCGGCTTCTCCTGGTTCCTCTACGACTTCGCTGCCGCTGTCAGCTTCGTCGAACACGACCCTCGACTGCCCGAGTGGCAGGCAGCCTGGCTGCGCGGCTACCGCACGGTGGAACCGCTCGACCCCGCCGACGAACAGATGCTCGCCACGTTCGTGATGATGCGCCGGCTGATGCTGGTGGCCTGGATGGGCTCGCACGCGCACTCCCGGGAGTGCCAGGAGATCGGGCCGGGCTACACCGCGGACTCCTGCACGCTCGCGCGGCGCTACCTGCAGTCGGCCGGGCACTCGCTCGGCCCGGACAGCCGGGCACCTGGCCAACCCCACGACGACACCCTGACGACCCCGCCACGGAGTTGA
- the fabG gene encoding 3-oxoacyl-ACP reductase FabG: MFTSIAGRSVVVTGASRGIGRGIAGVFAAAGARVLVVGRDEDALASTVAELTQAGGEASAVVCDVRDREQCDEMARTALARHGGIDVLCANAGIFPSARLEDMKPADLDEVLATNLKGTVFSVQACLPALTESGRGRIVVTSSITGPITGYPGWSHYGASKAGQLGFIRTAAMELAPRAVTINAVLPGNIVTEGLEDLGQDYLDQMARSIPQRRLGTPADIGNAALFFATEEAGYITGQCLVVDGGQVLPESLMALDEM, translated from the coding sequence ATGTTCACCTCGATCGCCGGCCGTTCGGTCGTCGTCACCGGAGCGAGCCGGGGCATCGGCCGCGGCATCGCGGGCGTGTTCGCCGCCGCGGGCGCCCGGGTCCTGGTCGTGGGCCGCGACGAGGACGCGCTCGCGTCTACGGTCGCGGAGTTGACGCAGGCCGGGGGCGAGGCGTCGGCCGTCGTGTGCGACGTCCGCGACCGCGAGCAGTGCGACGAGATGGCGCGCACCGCGCTCGCCCGGCACGGCGGCATCGACGTCCTGTGCGCCAACGCGGGGATCTTTCCCTCCGCCCGCTTGGAGGACATGAAGCCCGCGGATCTGGACGAGGTCCTGGCCACCAACCTCAAGGGCACGGTGTTCTCGGTCCAGGCCTGTCTGCCCGCGCTGACCGAGTCGGGCCGGGGTCGGATCGTGGTCACCTCCTCGATCACCGGGCCGATCACGGGCTACCCCGGCTGGTCCCACTACGGCGCCAGCAAGGCCGGCCAGCTCGGGTTCATCCGCACGGCGGCCATGGAACTGGCCCCGCGAGCCGTGACCATCAACGCGGTGCTGCCGGGCAACATCGTCACGGAGGGGCTCGAGGACCTCGGGCAGGACTACCTCGACCAGATGGCGCGATCAATCCCGCAGCGCAGGCTGGGCACGCCGGCCGACATCGGAAACGCAGCTCTGTTCTTCGCGACCGAGGAGGCCGGCTACATCACCGGTCAGTGCCTCGTCGTCGACGGTGGCCAGGTCCTTCCCGAGTCGCTGATGGCCCTCGACGAGATGTGA
- a CDS encoding isocitrate lyase/PEP mutase family protein — protein sequence MTAAATELADRLRALHVPGKPLVLPNVWDAAGARAVVAAGFPAVATASAAIAPSLGFDDHENTPPDEMFAAVARIAAAVDVPVTADIERGYRLPAEEIAAQLLATGAVGCNLEDSDARTGELVPVGEQAQLLAGVRAAAPELVINARVDVFLHGSGSREERIAEAVRRGKAYAEAGADCVYPLVVDGLELAEARALVDEIGVPVNVAYLPSGPSLTELAQAGVARISFGPGLFRILHGHLEAALRTIAAGGDPYSR from the coding sequence GTGACCGCCGCCGCGACGGAACTGGCCGACCGGCTGCGCGCGCTGCACGTGCCGGGCAAACCGTTGGTCCTGCCGAACGTGTGGGACGCCGCCGGAGCTCGCGCGGTGGTGGCAGCCGGATTCCCCGCCGTCGCCACCGCGAGCGCCGCGATCGCCCCGAGCCTCGGTTTCGACGACCACGAGAACACGCCGCCGGACGAGATGTTCGCCGCCGTGGCCCGAATTGCTGCGGCCGTGGACGTTCCCGTGACCGCCGACATCGAACGCGGCTACCGGCTGCCCGCCGAAGAGATCGCCGCCCAGTTGCTCGCGACCGGCGCCGTCGGCTGCAACCTGGAGGACTCCGACGCCCGGACCGGCGAGCTCGTGCCGGTCGGGGAACAGGCGCAGCTGCTCGCCGGTGTCCGGGCGGCCGCCCCCGAACTGGTGATCAACGCCCGGGTGGACGTGTTCCTGCACGGTTCAGGATCCCGCGAGGAACGGATCGCCGAGGCCGTGCGCCGCGGAAAGGCGTACGCCGAGGCCGGCGCCGACTGCGTCTACCCGCTCGTGGTCGACGGACTGGAGCTCGCCGAGGCTCGGGCGCTCGTCGACGAGATCGGCGTGCCGGTCAACGTCGCCTACCTTCCGAGCGGGCCATCGCTCACCGAACTCGCCCAGGCCGGGGTCGCGCGGATCAGCTTCGGGCCAGGGCTGTTCCGGATACTGCACGGCCACCTCGAAGCCGCGCTCCGCACGATCGCGGCCGGCGGCGACCCCTACTCGCGATGA
- a CDS encoding carboxymuconolactone decarboxylase family protein — translation MTTETTERVEIPPRLDLGRHVAGPVFQALLQFSRAAENHGLERSLVDLVNIRVSQLNGCAYCVDMHTIDAEAHGETHQPMHALAAWRETPFFTARERAALAYAEAATTLDHAAIDAALAAAEAHFTEDELVQLVWAVALINTWNRVAIPARVPPGQYTPGQFS, via the coding sequence ATGACGACCGAAACGACCGAACGAGTCGAGATCCCACCGCGGCTCGACCTGGGTCGGCACGTCGCCGGGCCGGTGTTCCAGGCGTTGCTGCAGTTCAGCCGGGCCGCCGAGAACCACGGCCTGGAACGCTCGCTCGTCGATCTGGTGAACATCCGCGTCTCGCAGCTCAACGGCTGTGCGTACTGCGTGGACATGCACACGATCGATGCCGAGGCGCACGGCGAAACCCACCAGCCGATGCACGCGCTTGCCGCCTGGCGCGAGACGCCGTTCTTCACCGCGCGCGAGCGGGCGGCGCTGGCGTACGCCGAAGCTGCCACAACGCTCGACCACGCCGCGATCGACGCGGCGCTCGCCGCGGCCGAGGCGCACTTCACCGAGGACGAGCTGGTCCAGCTCGTCTGGGCGGTCGCTTTGATCAACACCTGGAACCGCGTGGCGATCCCGGCGCGGGTGCCGCCCGGCCAGTACACCCCGGGACAGTTCTCGTGA
- a CDS encoding PLP-dependent aminotransferase family protein, which translates to MPSEWANVRGGLDLHLDFDPAGHGRRAGLERALRAAIRDGRLAPGTRLPPTRVLAGELGVARGTVTAAYDQLVAEGYLSARRGAGTVIADVPVPAGNRAERQTRAVPPVPPVRHDLMPGRPDVSAFPVQAWLRAARAVLPRVETAAFAIGDPRGRPELRSALAEYLGRTRGVITDHDSIVITSGFMQALGLIARVLHDRGCAAIAMEDPCVPFHREVVRRAGPGVVPLAVDEIGASSDVPADIGAVVLTPAHQAGLGVVLGPTRRRALIDWAVSTGGILVEDDYDGELCYDRQPPGALQGVAPEHVVYAGTASKTLGPAVRLGWLVLPSRLVDAVAEAKFYADAQTESIGQLVLAELIRGHDYDRHVRAQRLKYRRRRDELLRRLARDVPEVRVRGAAVGVQLLLELPAAGPTEDEVVRLAAGRGVRIVGMRAAWHDDRPTRPGGIAVGYATPAAHAWSDALDALIDVLRTAVSAHAPGLRRRGSSTGGVGGNGVRRPERGA; encoded by the coding sequence ATGCCGTCCGAATGGGCCAATGTGCGGGGTGGTCTCGACCTCCACCTCGACTTCGACCCGGCCGGCCACGGCCGCCGCGCCGGGCTGGAACGCGCGCTGCGCGCAGCGATCCGGGACGGCCGGCTGGCGCCCGGCACCCGGCTGCCGCCGACCCGTGTCCTCGCCGGGGAGCTCGGGGTGGCCCGCGGCACCGTCACCGCGGCCTACGACCAGCTCGTCGCGGAGGGCTACCTGTCCGCGCGGCGCGGGGCGGGCACCGTGATCGCCGACGTGCCGGTCCCTGCGGGGAACCGCGCGGAACGCCAGACCCGGGCTGTGCCGCCCGTGCCGCCGGTCCGGCACGACTTGATGCCGGGACGGCCGGACGTCTCGGCGTTCCCGGTGCAGGCGTGGCTGCGCGCCGCGCGCGCCGTGCTGCCCCGCGTGGAGACGGCGGCGTTCGCGATCGGCGACCCGAGGGGGCGCCCAGAGCTGCGCTCTGCGCTCGCCGAGTACCTGGGCCGTACCCGGGGCGTCATCACCGACCACGACAGCATCGTGATCACGTCCGGTTTCATGCAGGCGCTCGGGTTGATCGCGCGGGTCCTTCACGACCGCGGGTGCGCTGCCATCGCGATGGAGGACCCGTGCGTGCCGTTCCACCGCGAGGTGGTGCGCCGCGCCGGGCCGGGAGTCGTGCCGCTCGCAGTCGACGAGATCGGCGCGAGCAGCGACGTTCCCGCCGACATCGGCGCGGTTGTGCTGACCCCCGCGCACCAGGCCGGGCTCGGTGTGGTGCTCGGCCCCACCCGGCGGCGGGCGCTGATCGACTGGGCGGTGTCCACCGGCGGGATCCTGGTGGAGGACGACTACGACGGCGAGCTCTGCTACGACCGGCAGCCGCCCGGCGCGCTGCAGGGCGTCGCCCCGGAGCACGTGGTGTATGCCGGCACCGCGTCCAAGACGCTCGGCCCTGCGGTCCGCCTCGGCTGGCTCGTCCTGCCCTCGCGACTGGTCGACGCCGTCGCGGAGGCCAAGTTCTACGCCGACGCGCAGACCGAGTCGATCGGCCAGCTCGTGCTCGCCGAGCTCATCCGGGGCCACGACTACGACCGGCACGTGCGGGCGCAGCGGCTGAAGTACCGGCGCCGGCGCGATGAGCTGCTGCGCCGGCTCGCCCGTGACGTGCCGGAGGTCCGGGTGCGCGGGGCCGCCGTCGGCGTCCAGCTGCTGCTGGAGCTCCCGGCCGCGGGACCCACCGAGGATGAGGTCGTGCGCCTCGCCGCCGGGCGCGGCGTGCGGATCGTCGGGATGCGGGCTGCCTGGCATGACGACCGGCCGACCCGGCCGGGCGGCATCGCGGTCGGGTACGCCACCCCAGCCGCCCATGCCTGGTCGGACGCGCTCGACGCCTTGATCGACGTGCTGCGCACCGCCGTTTCGGCTCACGCACCCGGTCTGCGCCGACGCGGCTCATCGACGGGAGGCGTGGGCGGAAACGGGGTGCGCCGGCCGGAACGGGGAGCGTGA
- a CDS encoding tetratricopeptide repeat protein, with amino-acid sequence MTSAGGGLDGGRFKGSAFLAQSAALDQALHGGRQDTAAVGWLALAERNAAGVDLVHQDRADEAVETLHDVVADCAEALGPQHPDTLVAAGNLAIAQACAGRLAEAVGLLEANLASRVAVFGDGHPRTLDARDALGTMLRLSGRTADAFTMHSRVARQRALALGPGHPDTLVSRLGLALDGAEAGDLGPAFAALDRLLHDAEAAFGPRDYMTTVVRAVAADVALALGHVDHAVTQLQLAYSATESVRGPAHPDTVALRAELADAVAIQSAAQSGP; translated from the coding sequence ATGACATCCGCCGGCGGCGGTCTCGACGGAGGCCGGTTCAAGGGTTCGGCCTTTCTCGCCCAGAGCGCCGCGCTCGACCAGGCCCTCCACGGAGGTCGGCAGGACACCGCGGCCGTCGGCTGGCTGGCGCTGGCGGAACGCAACGCGGCGGGGGTTGACCTCGTTCATCAGGATCGGGCGGACGAGGCCGTCGAGACCCTCCACGATGTGGTCGCCGACTGCGCGGAAGCGCTCGGGCCGCAGCACCCGGACACGCTCGTCGCCGCCGGGAACCTGGCCATCGCCCAAGCGTGCGCCGGTCGGCTGGCCGAAGCGGTGGGCCTGCTCGAGGCGAACCTCGCCTCGCGCGTCGCGGTGTTCGGGGATGGGCATCCGCGCACGCTCGACGCGCGAGATGCACTGGGCACCATGCTGCGGCTATCCGGACGCACGGCCGACGCGTTCACCATGCACTCGCGGGTCGCGCGGCAGCGGGCACTCGCCCTCGGCCCCGGCCACCCCGACACGCTGGTCTCCCGCCTGGGGCTGGCTCTCGACGGCGCGGAAGCGGGCGACCTCGGCCCGGCCTTCGCGGCGCTGGACCGGCTCCTCCACGACGCCGAAGCGGCCTTCGGGCCTCGCGACTACATGACCACGGTCGTCCGGGCGGTGGCCGCGGACGTCGCCCTCGCGCTCGGCCACGTCGACCACGCTGTGACCCAGCTGCAGCTGGCCTACTCGGCTACGGAGTCGGTGCGCGGGCCGGCCCACCCCGACACCGTTGCGCTGCGTGCGGAACTGGCCGACGCGGTGGCCATCCAGTCGGCCGCTCAGTCCGGCCCCTAG
- a CDS encoding GOLPH3/VPS74 family protein, whose protein sequence is MKQTTKLSCQLFLLLHDPFTGKGEVSQELLECGVSAAELADLVIGRRLGVIDDHVVVADQVQAGPTDRVGDYVRGCVADQPKTYSVRTWVGSLGEAVTDLVVRELVDAGVVRHERGSLGLRGRKPDRFPAVDLLRASSSRNRVRHMLTHPAEFDLAGATLASMVGALGAERVFEVHEARDVLKELSTYLPSALQAVVAGLTATVAAASVALGGR, encoded by the coding sequence ATGAAGCAGACAACGAAGTTGTCATGCCAGCTCTTCCTGCTCCTCCATGACCCGTTCACCGGGAAGGGGGAGGTCAGCCAGGAGCTGTTGGAGTGCGGGGTATCCGCTGCCGAGCTCGCCGACCTCGTCATCGGCCGACGGCTCGGGGTCATCGACGATCACGTGGTGGTGGCGGACCAGGTACAGGCCGGGCCTACCGACCGGGTCGGTGACTACGTCCGCGGATGTGTCGCCGATCAACCGAAGACCTACTCCGTGCGCACGTGGGTGGGCTCCCTGGGTGAGGCCGTCACCGACCTCGTCGTGCGGGAGCTCGTCGACGCCGGAGTGGTGCGGCACGAGCGAGGGTCGCTGGGCCTGCGCGGTCGCAAGCCGGACCGGTTCCCGGCGGTCGATCTGTTGCGGGCCAGCAGCTCGCGCAACCGGGTGCGGCACATGCTCACCCATCCCGCCGAGTTCGACCTGGCCGGCGCCACTCTCGCGTCGATGGTCGGCGCGCTGGGTGCCGAGCGGGTCTTCGAGGTCCACGAGGCGCGGGACGTGCTCAAAGAGTTGAGCACCTACCTGCCGTCGGCGTTGCAGGCGGTGGTGGCCGGATTGACCGCGACGGTCGCCGCGGCGTCGGTGGCGTTGGGCGGCCGGTGA
- a CDS encoding GtrA family protein: MGTKARHRTSDHDGGGTPERFARICAAVAARLPFGLSHVVPSTFIGFAAINGSTYCVDLLILTALHGHGQLPYWLAVGTGYTIAFALGFVLNRVLNFRSHDPAGRQTLVYLGVVAVNLAILVAISSGLEAVGVHYQVARIAAGAAEGLFMYCAMRWIVFPRTEEPSRPAMR, translated from the coding sequence ATGGGAACGAAGGCGCGACACCGCACGTCCGACCACGACGGAGGTGGAACCCCGGAACGCTTCGCCCGGATTTGTGCCGCCGTCGCAGCCCGGTTGCCTTTCGGCCTGTCCCACGTGGTCCCGTCGACGTTCATCGGCTTCGCCGCCATCAACGGCTCCACCTACTGCGTGGACCTGCTCATCCTCACTGCCCTCCACGGCCACGGGCAGTTGCCGTACTGGCTGGCGGTCGGCACCGGCTACACCATCGCGTTCGCACTGGGTTTCGTGCTCAACCGCGTCCTGAACTTCCGGTCGCACGACCCGGCCGGCCGCCAGACCCTCGTCTACCTCGGCGTGGTCGCCGTCAACCTCGCGATCCTGGTCGCCATCAGCTCAGGACTCGAAGCCGTCGGCGTGCACTACCAGGTGGCCCGAATCGCAGCGGGCGCCGCCGAGGGGCTCTTCATGTACTGCGCGATGCGCTGGATCGTGTTCCCGCGCACCGAGGAGCCCTCCCGGCCGGCCATGCGGTGA
- a CDS encoding DUF3040 domain-containing protein encodes MCIDATTASSSPQLRSRRRRRYVERNCAVIVLGLILLLLGWLTGMSLLYTVGSIVLIVGIVFFILGNVGRPVGGRKVWF; translated from the coding sequence ATGTGCATTGATGCCACGACTGCATCGTCATCTCCCCAACTGCGATCGCGACGGCGAAGACGCTACGTCGAAAGGAACTGCGCTGTGATTGTTCTTGGCCTCATTCTCTTGCTCCTGGGCTGGTTGACCGGTATGAGCCTCCTCTACACGGTCGGCTCCATCGTGCTCATCGTCGGCATCGTCTTCTTCATCCTCGGTAACGTCGGCCGCCCCGTGGGTGGCCGAAAAGTCTGGTTCTGA
- a CDS encoding MFS transporter has translation MNDATMELPRVVEEHRWSGRLICWLVVLTLANRMADTAVTTPLMVLPQMLEHFETDQAAWLNASALLAGAIWSPLLAKSADIFGKRRVLLATILVSGIGSVVCLVAPNLAVFLVGRLLQGAAMAVVFLTVALTRQISAPRVAMTAIGIVTSASAIVGIVEPFLMTPIIDRFGYQSVFVVSVALATAAGLCVRLFVPESPIRTSGRVDVGGALLLGGGLAAVLGYISLGQDLGWLSGGMIVLVAAGIAALAGWVVLALRVDEPIVDLRALSRPLLLTLLAVVLAAGSFQSVLQLTSLIAEVSPQLGLGYGLGDTGPVALLFAAPAPGIVLGGTFAGWLATRIGPARTLLGGIAIGTLATFTMLGGVSSFPLAIVGVAMLGMAAGAIGTSGFNLATALAPPERHGVVSGLVSVMLSLGGVVVTVASTAVLNATTTVVNGAPQNSAAGVYLYVLISGMLFALATVTATVLVRKRFGPRQTQRNAGSPGRAHVPTAHRAAPSARHRRAPTPPAAGGGVKKPVQRLAVGIGGVLFAGMALFFGTQIITAGDGTALLGSRQVDVGPDQERVQVGALFGSVDVVVPDGVHVRLAGRVAFGGTECERACSEPGREVEVNVVGAFAMVDVMRPGEVLADEREEAREDAEDARERAEEARDGG, from the coding sequence GTGAATGACGCAACAATGGAGCTCCCCCGGGTGGTCGAGGAGCACCGATGGAGTGGGCGGCTCATCTGCTGGCTGGTCGTTCTCACCCTCGCGAACCGCATGGCCGACACGGCCGTCACAACTCCCTTGATGGTCCTGCCGCAGATGCTCGAGCACTTCGAAACCGACCAGGCCGCGTGGCTGAACGCGAGCGCGCTGCTGGCGGGCGCCATCTGGTCACCGTTGCTCGCGAAGAGCGCCGACATCTTCGGCAAGCGCCGGGTGCTCCTCGCGACGATTCTCGTTTCAGGCATCGGCTCGGTGGTCTGCCTCGTCGCGCCCAACCTCGCGGTCTTCCTGGTGGGGCGGCTCCTCCAGGGCGCCGCGATGGCCGTGGTGTTCCTCACGGTGGCGCTCACGCGCCAGATCAGCGCCCCGCGCGTGGCGATGACCGCCATCGGGATCGTGACCTCCGCCTCCGCGATCGTCGGGATCGTCGAGCCGTTCCTGATGACCCCGATCATCGACCGGTTCGGCTACCAGAGCGTGTTCGTCGTGTCGGTCGCCCTGGCCACGGCCGCCGGGCTGTGCGTCCGACTGTTCGTTCCCGAGTCGCCGATCCGCACCAGCGGCCGGGTCGACGTGGGCGGGGCACTGCTGCTCGGCGGCGGCCTCGCGGCAGTGCTCGGCTACATCAGCCTCGGGCAGGATCTCGGGTGGCTGTCCGGGGGCATGATCGTCCTGGTCGCGGCGGGCATCGCCGCCCTTGCCGGTTGGGTGGTCCTGGCCCTGCGGGTCGACGAGCCCATCGTCGACCTCCGGGCGCTGAGCAGGCCGCTCCTGCTGACCCTGCTGGCCGTGGTGCTCGCCGCGGGCTCGTTCCAGAGCGTGCTGCAGCTGACGAGCCTCATCGCCGAGGTGTCGCCGCAACTCGGGCTCGGCTACGGGCTGGGCGACACCGGTCCGGTCGCGCTGCTGTTCGCGGCACCCGCGCCGGGCATCGTGCTCGGTGGCACCTTCGCCGGATGGCTCGCCACCCGGATCGGCCCCGCACGAACCCTCCTCGGCGGTATCGCGATCGGAACACTGGCCACCTTCACGATGCTGGGCGGGGTGTCCTCGTTCCCGCTGGCGATCGTCGGTGTCGCGATGCTGGGGATGGCCGCCGGCGCGATCGGCACCTCCGGGTTCAACCTGGCGACCGCCCTCGCACCGCCCGAGCGGCACGGCGTGGTCTCCGGTCTCGTGTCGGTCATGCTCTCGCTCGGCGGCGTCGTCGTCACCGTCGCCTCGACGGCGGTGCTCAACGCCACCACCACCGTGGTGAACGGCGCCCCGCAGAACTCCGCGGCCGGCGTGTACCTCTACGTCCTGATCTCCGGGATGCTGTTCGCCCTCGCCACCGTGACCGCGACGGTACTGGTACGGAAGCGGTTCGGCCCGCGGCAGACGCAAAGGAATGCCGGGTCGCCGGGGCGGGCGCACGTGCCCACGGCCCACCGGGCGGCGCCGTCCGCCCGCCACCGCCGTGCGCCCACCCCGCCCGCCGCAGGCGGTGGCGTGAAGAAGCCGGTACAGCGCCTCGCAGTCGGGATCGGCGGAGTGCTGTTCGCCGGGATGGCGCTGTTCTTCGGGACCCAGATCATCACCGCAGGCGACGGCACGGCGCTGCTGGGCAGCCGTCAGGTCGACGTCGGGCCCGACCAGGAACGGGTGCAGGTGGGTGCGCTCTTCGGCAGTGTCGACGTGGTCGTGCCCGACGGCGTGCACGTCCGGCTGGCCGGCCGGGTGGCGTTCGGCGGCACCGAGTGCGAGCGGGCCTGCAGCGAGCCGGGGCGCGAGGTCGAGGTGAACGTCGTCGGTGCGTTCGCCATGGTCGACGTGATGCGCCCCGGCGAGGTCCTGGCCGATGAGCGCGAGGAGGCGCGGGAGGACGCCGAGGACGCGCGGGAGCGGGCGGAGGAAGCCCGGGACGGCGGCTGA
- a CDS encoding FAD-dependent monooxygenase has translation MKILVSGAGIAGLACALDLGTRGHDVTVVEYARRLRVKGTPIDIRGDAIEVVDRMGLLAEIRERRVRMSELNQFVDADGEPVASIPMAAVSDSDDDVEITREDLVRILADALPDTATIRFGDSIEALTDDGDGIDVAFRSGRAERYDLVLGADGQHSAVRGLVFGPEQDYLRHLGVYIALATLPGEEGPDGVTLHNVPGRMVGIARFKGTALASFTFRSDRLDYDHRDLDAQKKILVDAFAGHASWKIPELLEAARADPELFFDSASQIHMPSWHHGRVALVGDAGHCAAFLSGRGTSLALTGAWFLAEELERCGTDHIAAFERYEARQRPYVTAAQERVEQGRERQTPLTWEAIEARNEALRAASTAAR, from the coding sequence GTGAAGATCCTCGTGTCCGGAGCAGGCATCGCCGGGCTCGCCTGCGCGCTCGACCTCGGCACCCGCGGCCACGACGTCACCGTCGTCGAGTACGCCCGGCGGCTGCGGGTCAAGGGCACACCCATCGACATCCGGGGCGACGCCATCGAGGTCGTGGACCGGATGGGACTGCTCGCGGAGATACGGGAACGACGGGTCCGGATGAGCGAGCTCAACCAGTTCGTCGACGCCGACGGCGAGCCGGTGGCCAGCATCCCCATGGCGGCGGTGAGCGACTCCGACGACGACGTCGAGATCACCCGCGAGGACCTGGTGCGCATCCTCGCCGACGCACTCCCGGACACGGCGACGATCCGCTTCGGCGACTCGATCGAGGCGCTGACCGACGACGGCGACGGCATCGACGTGGCGTTCAGGTCCGGGCGTGCCGAACGCTACGACCTGGTGCTCGGTGCCGACGGCCAGCACTCCGCGGTGCGCGGACTGGTGTTCGGGCCAGAGCAGGACTACCTGCGGCACCTCGGTGTCTACATCGCCCTCGCCACCCTCCCCGGCGAGGAAGGGCCGGACGGCGTCACCCTGCACAACGTCCCCGGCCGGATGGTGGGCATCGCCCGGTTCAAGGGCACGGCGCTGGCGTCGTTCACCTTCCGCTCGGACCGGCTCGACTACGACCACCGCGACCTGGACGCCCAGAAGAAGATCCTCGTCGACGCCTTCGCGGGCCACGCGTCGTGGAAGATCCCCGAGTTGCTCGAAGCGGCCCGCGCCGACCCCGAGCTCTTCTTCGACTCCGCGAGCCAGATCCACATGCCGTCCTGGCACCACGGCCGCGTCGCCCTCGTCGGGGACGCCGGGCACTGCGCGGCCTTCCTCTCCGGCCGGGGCACCTCGCTCGCGCTCACCGGCGCCTGGTTCCTCGCCGAGGAACTCGAACGGTGCGGAACCGACCACATCGCCGCGTTCGAACGGTACGAGGCCCGGCAGCGTCCCTACGTCACCGCCGCCCAGGAACGGGTCGAGCAGGGCCGTGAGCGCCAGACGCCGCTCACGTGGGAGGCCATCGAGGCCCGCAACGAGGCCCTGCGAGCGGCGAGCACGGCAGCGCGCTGA
- a CDS encoding TetR/AcrR family transcriptional regulator, with the protein MVSTVDRPSARRPGGRTARVRAQILSATAELVARDGIAGFRYEEVAELAGVHKTSVYRNWPDREELVVEALLQYADDLGSVADTGDLRRDLVDFLMALAESLGRPTARALVLATQAAHESPTVRRAATRILEVRGAGMRSRVDLAVDRGELPPVDRSLFGEMLSGPVHLIVNRGIRPFTRADAERIVDVVLAGIRATTPPT; encoded by the coding sequence ATGGTCAGCACCGTGGACCGGCCGTCGGCGCGTCGCCCCGGCGGCCGCACCGCGCGGGTGCGAGCGCAGATCCTCTCCGCGACCGCCGAGCTCGTCGCGCGCGACGGCATCGCGGGTTTCCGCTACGAGGAGGTCGCCGAGCTCGCCGGCGTGCACAAGACCAGCGTCTACCGCAACTGGCCCGACCGCGAGGAGCTGGTGGTCGAGGCCCTGCTGCAGTACGCCGACGACCTCGGGTCGGTCGCCGACACCGGCGATCTCCGCAGGGACCTGGTGGACTTCCTGATGGCCCTCGCCGAGAGCCTGGGCCGACCGACCGCCCGGGCGCTCGTACTGGCCACCCAGGCCGCCCACGAAAGCCCGACCGTCCGCCGGGCGGCGACCAGGATCCTCGAAGTGCGCGGCGCCGGGATGCGGAGCCGGGTGGACCTGGCCGTCGACCGCGGCGAGCTGCCGCCGGTCGACCGCTCCCTGTTCGGCGAGATGCTCTCCGGTCCGGTGCACCTCATCGTGAACCGCGGCATACGCCCGTTCACCCGAGCCGACGCGGAGCGCATCGTCGACGTGGTGCTCGCAGGCATCCGGGCAACGACACCGCCCACCTGA